A genomic stretch from Methanothrix sp. includes:
- the nifB gene encoding nitrogenase cofactor biosynthesis protein NifB, with protein sequence MEQYPTAVVADREVPYDPEQLRRIQEHPCFSEKACHAFGRMHLPVAPKCNIQCRYCIRDFDCVNESRPGVTSRVLTPQEALERVDEVLSKHHYIKVVAVAGPGEPLANEETFETLRLVGEKYPHLILCISTNGLLLPDRIEDLDRIGVTNITVTLNAVDPAIGEQIYDYVIYKGKRHEGLEAAQILLENQLRGIEEAVRRKKIVKVNTVLIPGINDRHVFDIARKIKSMGVFIHNVMPLIPQYKFAHIKPPTPEEKRAIQDELNKIIKQMRHCRQCRSDAIGRLGCDIQQEFEKGGKGS encoded by the coding sequence ATGGAACAATACCCGACGGCCGTCGTGGCTGACAGGGAGGTCCCCTACGATCCGGAACAGCTCAGGAGGATCCAGGAGCATCCGTGCTTCAGCGAGAAGGCATGCCACGCCTTCGGCAGGATGCATCTCCCTGTTGCTCCGAAGTGCAACATACAGTGCAGGTACTGCATAAGAGATTTTGATTGCGTTAATGAGTCGAGGCCAGGGGTGACGAGCAGGGTTCTGACCCCGCAGGAAGCGCTTGAGCGTGTCGATGAGGTTCTCTCGAAGCACCATTACATCAAGGTCGTGGCTGTTGCTGGACCCGGGGAGCCTCTCGCAAACGAGGAGACATTCGAGACGCTCAGGCTCGTCGGGGAGAAGTATCCGCACCTCATACTCTGCATAAGCACGAACGGTCTGCTCCTCCCGGACAGGATCGAGGATCTCGACCGTATCGGGGTGACCAACATCACCGTGACACTCAATGCTGTCGATCCAGCCATAGGCGAGCAGATATACGATTATGTCATTTATAAGGGAAAGAGGCATGAGGGGCTGGAGGCTGCACAGATCCTGCTCGAGAACCAGCTCAGGGGGATCGAGGAGGCTGTGCGGCGGAAGAAGATCGTGAAGGTGAACACCGTTCTGATCCCTGGAATAAACGACAGGCACGTCTTTGATATCGCGAGGAAGATAAAGTCGATGGGAGTCTTCATTCACAACGTGATGCCACTCATACCTCAGTACAAGTTCGCGCACATAAAGCCTCCAACTCCGGAGGAGAAGAGAGCGATACAGGATGAGTTGAACAAGATAATAAAGCAGATGCGCCACTGCAGGCAGTGCAGGTCTGATGCGATCGGCAGGCTGGGGTGCGACATACAGCAGGAGTTCGAGAAGGGCGGGAAGGGCTCCTGA
- a CDS encoding nitrilase-related carbon-nitrogen hydrolase, with translation MRAACVQLSVRECDAYDNKRRALQLSADAADSGADIIVLPELFLTGFCYDLEPERYPYPSLTSFRALSLESGAILAGSIMASSGRGVLNMGFCMAGAEMGFYCKTHPFGDEKRHFVPGERISPVRVADLSIGLEICYDIRFPEVARKLCAAGADLLITIAQFPAERIHHWRALVTARAIENQIHHIACNASGSAGGSSMIVGPAGEALAEADGEECVIIADLDLDERDRVRRSITCWEDRRPELY, from the coding sequence ATGCGTGCTGCCTGCGTACAGCTCTCCGTGAGAGAGTGTGATGCATACGATAACAAGCGGCGAGCTCTTCAGTTATCGGCGGACGCGGCTGACAGCGGCGCTGATATCATAGTTCTCCCCGAGCTCTTCCTCACAGGCTTCTGCTATGATCTCGAGCCGGAGAGATACCCATATCCATCGCTGACATCCTTCAGAGCTCTATCCCTCGAGTCAGGCGCGATCCTTGCTGGCTCCATCATGGCATCATCTGGGAGAGGGGTGCTCAACATGGGATTCTGCATGGCCGGGGCTGAGATGGGGTTTTACTGCAAGACACATCCGTTTGGTGATGAAAAGAGGCACTTCGTTCCAGGAGAGAGGATCTCCCCTGTGAGGGTCGCGGATCTGTCGATCGGGCTCGAGATCTGCTACGACATCAGGTTTCCTGAGGTTGCCCGAAAGCTCTGCGCAGCTGGGGCAGACCTACTCATCACAATCGCCCAGTTTCCCGCTGAGAGGATCCACCACTGGAGGGCCCTTGTGACCGCCAGGGCGATAGAGAACCAGATACACCATATCGCTTGCAATGCCTCCGGATCAGCCGGTGGATCGAGCATGATTGTTGGGCCTGCGGGTGAGGCGCTCGCAGAGGCAGATGGCGAGGAGTGCGTCATAATCGCTGACCTCGACCTGGACGAGAGGGATCGAGTGAGGAGATCCATCACATGCTGGGAGGACAGAAGGCCAGAGCTCTACTGA